The Carnobacterium divergens genome includes a window with the following:
- a CDS encoding TatD family hydrolase — MLSDAHFHITQTDFYSLLKDESIFGILNCDSKAEFDQHQKRLCKDSKVILSAGIHPWKAGESDWKEMETCFQQVAVIGEIGLDSVWCEVDMDVQMTIFKQQLAYGVTHKKPVILHTKGMEKEIAEIIKEYPNRYLVHWYSSMGHLDAYIEQDCYFSIGPSFATDAAVKQVVEKVPLNRLLVESDGIEAMNWAVERAIQVGNYVEMLTNTFNYLAKKKNIKIETAIDCVKENLECFIWTGNGNKS; from the coding sequence ATGCTAAGTGATGCACATTTTCATATAACACAAACCGATTTTTACTCCTTGTTAAAGGACGAATCTATTTTTGGAATCTTAAATTGTGACTCAAAAGCTGAATTTGATCAGCATCAAAAACGACTATGTAAGGATTCAAAAGTAATTCTAAGCGCTGGGATTCACCCGTGGAAGGCAGGTGAAAGTGACTGGAAAGAGATGGAAACATGCTTCCAACAAGTTGCCGTTATCGGTGAAATTGGCTTGGATTCTGTTTGGTGTGAGGTAGATATGGATGTTCAAATGACTATTTTTAAACAACAGTTGGCATATGGAGTAACACATAAAAAGCCAGTGATTCTCCATACAAAAGGAATGGAAAAAGAAATTGCCGAAATAATAAAAGAGTACCCTAATCGTTATTTGGTTCATTGGTATTCCAGTATGGGCCATCTAGATGCATATATAGAACAAGATTGTTATTTTTCAATCGGCCCCTCTTTTGCAACAGATGCCGCAGTAAAACAAGTGGTTGAAAAAGTTCCCTTAAACCGTTTACTCGTTGAATCAGACGGAATTGAGGCGATGAACTGGGCGGTAGAACGAGCCATTCAAGTGGGGAATTATGTAGAGATGCTAACGAACACTTTTAATTATTTAGCAAAAAAGAAAAATATAAAAATAGAGACGGCGATAGATTGTGTAAAAGAAAATTTGGAATGTTTTATTTGGACCGGGAATGGAAACAAAAGCTAG
- a CDS encoding ABC transporter ATP-binding protein: MKLRVESISFAYSKKKIIEELSFQVDKGEFVTILGPSGCGKSTILKLLTGLKQKQNGRILVDGKAVEGLSLKFSYMPQEDLLLEWETVLQNVCLYQRIHKEKYSQEEVMQQLEAFGLKGYENAYPSELSGGMRQRVAFLRTVRCDADILLLDEPFGALDVITRGEMQEWLRTLRQTVNKTVLLVTHDIDEALYLSDRILIVGGSPSKIRKEFNSETSNDARKEGTENLALRAEIYHDLKRR; encoded by the coding sequence ATGAAATTAAGGGTTGAATCTATTTCGTTCGCTTATTCAAAGAAGAAAATTATTGAAGAGCTTTCCTTTCAAGTTGATAAAGGAGAATTTGTCACCATTTTAGGACCTAGTGGCTGCGGAAAATCCACTATTTTAAAGTTGTTAACGGGTCTGAAACAAAAGCAAAACGGCCGCATTTTAGTAGATGGGAAAGCAGTGGAGGGATTGTCTTTAAAATTTTCCTATATGCCTCAAGAAGACCTTTTATTAGAATGGGAGACGGTGTTACAAAATGTCTGCTTATACCAGCGCATTCATAAAGAAAAATACAGTCAAGAAGAAGTGATGCAACAGCTTGAAGCGTTTGGTTTGAAAGGCTATGAAAATGCATATCCTAGTGAGTTGTCTGGTGGGATGCGGCAACGAGTCGCTTTTTTAAGAACGGTGCGTTGTGATGCAGATATTCTCCTGCTAGATGAACCTTTTGGAGCGTTAGACGTGATTACGCGAGGCGAAATGCAAGAGTGGTTGCGGACCTTAAGACAAACAGTGAATAAAACGGTACTTCTAGTGACTCATGACATTGATGAGGCTCTTTATTTATCAGATCGAATTTTAATAGTAGGAGGTAGTCCTTCTAAAATAAGAAAAGAATTTAATAGCGAAACATCTAATGACGCGCGTAAAGAAGGTACTGAAAATCTTGCGTTAAGAGCTGAAATTTATCACGATTTAAAAAGGCGGTAA
- a CDS encoding ABC transporter substrate-binding protein has product MKKIVVAIIAFIFIGSLVGCSQESKKSQEAKKLKDVTVILDFVPNTNHTGMYVALKKGYYKKAGLNVQFVEPGNENTSATLVATGKGQFGISYQEDVTYALTSEDKLPIKTIATIMEHNTSGFASAKNSGIKSPKDFEGKVYSGWQAPSEEATIKAVMNNVGADFNKLTLVGDAGGGFDSLGKDVDNKWFYEGWDNVKAEMANAKLNYLPLRTLDKRLDYYTPVIITNKKMIDEDPATVTAFLAATKKGYQEAIKNPDASAEILHEYASDYDSEFLKKSQRFVSKNYCENPEKWGEMKAEIWDGYTDFLFDNNLIPKKIAADEQYTNQFLSEGE; this is encoded by the coding sequence ATGAAAAAAATAGTAGTAGCAATAATAGCATTTATTTTCATCGGCAGTTTGGTTGGATGTAGTCAGGAGTCGAAAAAGAGTCAAGAAGCCAAAAAGTTAAAAGATGTGACCGTTATTTTAGATTTTGTGCCAAATACAAATCATACGGGAATGTATGTAGCCTTGAAAAAGGGATACTATAAAAAAGCGGGTTTAAATGTTCAATTTGTTGAGCCTGGTAACGAAAACACTTCAGCTACTTTAGTTGCAACGGGAAAAGGTCAATTTGGGATCAGTTATCAAGAAGATGTTACTTATGCATTGACTTCAGAGGATAAATTACCGATTAAGACGATTGCTACGATTATGGAACACAACACTTCCGGCTTTGCGAGTGCTAAAAATAGTGGCATTAAAAGTCCGAAAGATTTTGAAGGAAAAGTTTATTCTGGTTGGCAAGCGCCAAGTGAAGAAGCGACCATCAAAGCAGTTATGAACAATGTTGGTGCAGATTTCAACAAACTGACATTAGTAGGAGATGCTGGTGGTGGATTTGATTCATTAGGTAAAGACGTAGACAACAAATGGTTTTACGAAGGTTGGGATAACGTTAAGGCTGAAATGGCTAATGCAAAGTTAAACTATCTGCCTTTGCGAACGTTAGATAAGCGTTTAGATTATTACACACCCGTCATCATAACGAATAAAAAAATGATTGATGAAGATCCAGCTACAGTTACAGCATTTTTAGCAGCCACCAAAAAAGGATATCAGGAAGCGATTAAAAATCCAGATGCTTCAGCAGAAATTCTTCATGAATATGCGAGTGATTATGATAGTGAATTCTTAAAAAAATCGCAACGTTTTGTGTCAAAAAATTATTGTGAAAATCCTGAAAAATGGGGAGAAATGAAGGCTGAAATTTGGGATGGGTATACAGATTTTCTGTTTGATAATAACTTGATTCCTAAAAAAATTGCTGCAGATGAGCAGTACACAAATCAATTTTTGAGTGAGGGTGAGTGA
- a CDS encoding ABC transporter permease produces the protein MKKKTLVYPLVTFIVVLVIWEILVSIGGIPLYILPAPSKIMKTLFENRSILAMHGVVTLTEATIGLVIASVLAFGMALIMDASQTIKFSIYPHFVVSQTIPVMILGPLFSIWLGFGMAPKIVMVILMCFFPMVVSFSDALGKVEVAQLNLLKTFGASKGQLYRLVKIPAAIGGFFSGLRVAATYCIGGAIVGEWLNASAGLGYYMIRVKNGYMLDKVFACVVVIILLSLFMNGVVKLLEKLVYLKRGKRI, from the coding sequence ATGAAAAAGAAAACGTTAGTCTATCCCCTAGTGACCTTTATTGTAGTCTTAGTGATTTGGGAAATACTAGTTTCCATTGGCGGAATTCCATTGTATATTTTGCCAGCGCCTTCTAAAATTATGAAGACATTGTTTGAGAACCGTTCGATATTGGCGATGCATGGAGTCGTTACATTGACTGAGGCAACGATTGGATTAGTAATTGCCAGTGTATTAGCTTTTGGAATGGCGCTAATAATGGATGCTTCTCAAACGATTAAGTTTTCAATTTACCCCCATTTTGTTGTTTCCCAAACCATTCCAGTGATGATTTTAGGACCGCTATTTTCGATTTGGCTGGGTTTTGGTATGGCACCTAAAATTGTAATGGTGATCTTGATGTGTTTTTTTCCAATGGTCGTTTCATTTTCAGATGCTTTAGGGAAAGTTGAAGTGGCGCAATTAAATTTACTCAAAACGTTTGGTGCAAGTAAGGGGCAATTGTATCGATTGGTTAAAATCCCAGCAGCGATTGGCGGATTTTTTTCTGGCTTACGTGTTGCAGCAACATATTGCATTGGTGGTGCGATTGTAGGAGAGTGGCTAAACGCTTCAGCAGGCTTGGGCTATTACATGATTCGAGTGAAAAATGGGTACATGTTAGATAAGGTATTTGCCTGCGTAGTGGTCATTATTTTATTGAGTTTGTTTATGAATGGTGTAGTAAAATTGCTTGAAAAATTGGTTTATTTAAAAAGGGGAAAAAGAATATGA